A window of Brachybacterium fresconis contains these coding sequences:
- a CDS encoding PhzF family phenazine biosynthesis isomerase, producing the protein MEHQYQLVDAFATRPLVGNPVAVFLDSFDLDQRTMQDIAAEFQLSEVVFVDRPRSDPTRVQCRIFTPVNELPFAGHPLIGAARVHLDRHQLSNATFTTPSGAVRISKDPADTSSVQITQAMPTEIVTEHAAELKAALGTSSFAGPPALYDAGARHLVVPIRTVNELMAIRPDHRRLSIFEDMAINCYAAENGVLFNRMFSPAYGVQEDAATGSACAPIALHAVSIGLHDSLLRVEVRQGHKLGKDCRMTVSIRQDQEPQCAVSLSGATALVAHGTLLV; encoded by the coding sequence TCCTCGACTCGTTCGACTTAGACCAAAGGACGATGCAAGACATCGCCGCCGAGTTTCAACTCTCGGAAGTCGTCTTTGTCGACAGGCCGAGAAGCGACCCGACGCGGGTGCAATGCAGAATATTCACCCCTGTGAACGAACTACCGTTCGCGGGCCACCCGCTCATCGGTGCAGCGCGAGTGCATCTGGACCGTCATCAACTCTCTAACGCAACGTTCACAACTCCGTCCGGGGCGGTAAGGATCTCCAAAGATCCGGCTGATACGAGTAGCGTGCAGATCACCCAAGCCATGCCCACTGAGATCGTGACCGAACATGCAGCTGAGCTGAAAGCCGCTCTAGGCACATCGAGCTTCGCTGGCCCGCCAGCGCTTTACGACGCGGGTGCCAGACATCTCGTAGTACCCATCAGGACCGTAAATGAGTTGATGGCGATACGCCCAGATCATCGCCGTCTCTCTATTTTCGAGGACATGGCGATCAACTGCTATGCCGCAGAAAACGGAGTCCTGTTCAATCGAATGTTCTCCCCGGCATATGGAGTCCAAGAAGATGCTGCCACCGGATCAGCCTGCGCACCAATAGCGCTACACGCGGTGTCGATCGGACTCCATGACTCACTACTCCGGGTTGAAGTCCGACAAGGGCACAAGCTCGGCAAAGATTGTCGGATGACAGTTTCGATTCGACAGGATCAAGAGCCGCAATGCGCTGTCTCCTTATCGGGAGCTACGGCTCTTGTCGCTCACGGCACGCTACTCGTATAA